A single Triticum dicoccoides isolate Atlit2015 ecotype Zavitan chromosome 2A, WEW_v2.0, whole genome shotgun sequence DNA region contains:
- the LOC119352132 gene encoding probable xyloglucan endotransglucosylase/hydrolase protein 12 produces the protein MESSRRALLLVAMAATVIGLASASFRDNCDIKWNPENAAFSDDGHGLTMSLKSNSSGCLLQTKKQFIYGSVSTLIKLVPGNSAGTVTTYYTSSVGADHDEIDFEFLGNETGQPYTLHTNVFADGVGKKEMQFMPWFDPTADFHAYTISWTPCMIVWYVDDVPIRVFRNYRDKGIAYPIKRPMFGYSSIWSAEDWATQGGRVKADWSKAPFVAGYRDMVLDVCPCDGADSCVYGCAGAFSHGGRQQNCAGLTDQQRAKMQEVQKSHRIYDYCVDYRDNKKPGPECSLPQY, from the exons ATGGAGAGCTCAAGGAGGGCCCTCCTCCTGGTGGCGATGGCGGCGACGGTCATCGGCCTCGCGAGTGCCAGTTTCCGTGACAACTGTGACATCAAGTGGAACCCCGAGAACGCGGCCTTCTCCGACGACGGCCACGGCCTGACCATGTCCCTAAAGAGCAACTCCTCCGGCTGCTTGCTGCAGACGAAGAAGCAGTTCATCTACGGCAGCGTCTCCACCCTCATCAAGCTCGTCCCGGGGAACTCCGCCGGCACCGTCACCACATACTAC ACATCGTCCGTGGGGGCCGACCATGACGAGATCGACTTCGAGTTCCTGGGGAACGAGACCGGGCAGCCCTACACGCTGCACACCAACGTGTTCGCCGACGGCGTGGGCAAGAAGGAGATGCAGTTCATGCCCTGGTTCGACCCCACCGCCGACTTCCATGCCTACACCATCTCCTGGACGCCCTGCATGATCGTCTGGTACGTCGACGACGTCCCCATCCGGGTGTTCCGCAACTACCGGGACAAGGGCATTGCGTACCCGATCAAGCGTCCCATGTTCGGCTACTCCAGCATCTGGTCGGCGGAGGACTGGGCCACGCAGGGCGGCCGCGTCAAGGCCGACTGGTCCAAGGCACCCTTCGTCGCCGGCTACCGCGACATGGTCCTCGACGTCTGCCCCTGCGACGGAGCTGACTCCTGCGTCTACGGCTGCGCCGGGGCGTTCAGCCACGGCGGGCGGCAGCAGAACTGTGCTGGCCTCACCGACCAGCAGCGGGCCAAGATGCAGGAGGTGCAGAAGTCTCACAGGATCTACGACTACTGCGTGGACTACAGGGACAACAAGAAGCCCGGCCCCGAGTGCAGCCTGCCGCAGTACTGA